In the Streptomyces spororaveus genome, CTGCGGGGTGCGGTGACCTTGGGCCGCGCTTGCGCGGCGGAGTCGGCCAGTCGCAGTTCGTAGTTGCCGGTGCGGGGATTGAGTACCCACTGGTCTGCGGGGTCGATCTCGTCGGCCCGCCCACGGCTTTGCGCATCCACGGTTGCTCGAATCCTCCGTCGGTGCCTCGCGACGCGCCTCCCCCGGGCGCACGGTCAACGATCCGGCTGCTGGTGCCCGCTTCTGGTTCGGCCGGGCACCGGATCGCTCACCCTATCCGCCCTGTTCGGCGGCAAACCATGCTGGTGACAAATTCCACTCCCCTTATAACGGGGTGAATCGCCCATCCCACTCGGTTCGGTCACCGGCTTTTGAGATTGCTTTACCGGCAGTCGGCGTTACCCGCAGTGGTTCCGGTGAAAGTAGGGACGGGTACCTGAGGTGTGATGGTTCCCTCGCCGGTGGGATCCGCGTCCGAACCGGCCCCGGTGCCCTCCCCCCGCGCCTCCGCCGCAGGCGCGGTCGGCGTGGGTTCCGGCGGTGCGACCGTGACCGGCTTGTCCATCCGCAGCTGCTGGAACAGCCGCTGCGCGTCGGGCTCGACCAGCTCGTCCCGGTTAGGGTCGGGCGCGTACGGCTTGCGGGGCACCGTCAGGAACTTGACCTGCTCGGTCGGTATGTCCCGCATGCTGCGCACGAGTTCGTACAGGCCGCGCAGCGAGGCCAGCCCCGGGTCCGTGGTCACCGAGGAGGTCGCCGCGTCCAGCAGCGGGTACAGCCGCGTCGGATTCAGCAGCACCCCGTTGCTCTGCACCTTCTTGACGAGCGATCCGAGGAACTGCTGCTGCCGGTCCATCCGTTCGGTGTCACTGCCGTTGCCCAGGCTGTGGCGGGCACGGACGTACCCCAGCGCCTGCTCGCCCCGCAGGGTCTGGCGCCCGGCGGCCAGCCGCAGCTTGGCCTCGGCGTCGTTCACCGGCTCCTTGAGGCAGACCTCCACCCCGCCGATGGCGTCGACCATCTTCTTGAACCCGCCGAAGTCGACCACCATGTGGTGGTCGACGCGGATCCCGGTGAGCTTCTCCACCGTACGGATCGTGCAGGCGGCCCCACCCCACTGGAACGCCCAGTTGAACTGCGCGAACCGCTCGGCGGTACGGGTCCCGTCCGCCTTCCGGCAGGTGGGGACGTCCGTCATCAGGTCCCGGGGGATCGACACCGCGGTCGCGCTCCTGCGGTCCTGCGGCAGGTGCAGCAGGATCGTGGTGTCGGAGCGCTGGGTGCCCCCGTCCTGCCCGTATCCGGCGTTGCGCTTGCCGGAACGCGAGTCCGAGCCGATCAGCAGGATGTTCTGGGCCCCGGTGGCCAGGTGCGCCGGGCGCTCGCGCTCGTAGCGCCTCAGCTCGGCCGCGGCCGAGGTGTCCTCGGTGATGTTCCCGTCGAGCTTGTTGTAGATCCACCAGCCGGTGGCCGTACCCGCCAGGACCAGGAAGACCGCCCCCAGGCCGATCCAGCGCAGCAGCCGGCGCCGGCGCCCGCGGCCGCGCGGGGTCCGTCCCGCGCCCCCGGCCGCTTCGGTGCCGCCCGGTGTGCCTGCGCTGTCCGTCACTGGCGTCCGTCCCCTCGCCGCTACGACTCTGGGCCGTCGGCCGTACGGGTGAGCACGGCCACTGCCGATGCTGCCCCCGGGGCGCCGGAGCAGCCCGGGGGCGGGGGCCTGTCTAGGGCCGTCCGGGTGACAAATCGCCCGTACTCGCCTGTCACCAGTGTGGGGGACAGGCCTCAGGGCGGCGATCAGACGGTTCAGGCGGTTCAGACGGTGTGGGTGACGCGCTCGCTCTCGCTGCGCTGCGCCAGCCCGTCCGCCGGGAGCCGGTCCAGGTTCCGGCACAGCACCACGGACCCGCCCGCGGCCAGCGCGGCGTAGAGCCCGGCCGAGAGCCCGTCCCAGGTGTCGTAGCCGAGCCCGGTCAGCACCCGCGAGCCCTCGCCGAGCCCGAGCTTCGCCGCGTCCTCGCGGGCGCGGGCCACGAGCGCCGTGTACGTGAGCTCCTCGCCGCCCACGACCAGCGCCGGACCCTCGGGATCCACCGGAACGAAGGGCGCGAAGCGGTCGCCCTGCCCCGGCACCTCCACCGCGTAGTCGGCGAACCCGGCCGGCGGCTGCGGGAACCGGCCGCCCAGCGGCCGCAGCGCCAGCGCCACCCGCTCACCGCCGCACGCGAGGGCCTGCTCCAGGGTGTCCGGCCCGCTGACGACCAGATCCGCGGCGGCCGGGTCGCCGCCGACCTCGGCGACGACGCCGACGGAGGCGCAGGCGAGCAGCCACACCGCGCTCTGCCAGTGCGCCGGGAGCATCAGCGCGAGCCGGTCCCCGGGCTCGGCCCCCAGGTCGCCCTGGAGCAGATTGGCGGTCTTGGCCACCCAATTGGCGAAGGTCGCGACGGACAATTCGACGCGCTCGCCGGTGGCATCGTCGTAGAAGGTGACGAGCGGGCGGCCCGGATCGGCGGCGAGCGCGGATCGCAGCAGGTCGGCAGGGGTGCGGTCAGTGGCGTTCACCCGGCACAGCGTACGCGGGCCCGTCCCCCGTACGGGGGCCGTCGGCTCCACCGTACGGGGGAGCGGTGCGCACGGCGCGTCGGACGGAGCGTCAGTTCTCGGATGGCGCCCGGCGGTCGACGTGCTCACCATCCTTTTCATGCGTGGATTCCTTGCTTCCTCGATCGGCGTCGCGACGGCCGCCGTACTGGCCCTGCCCCTCGCGCTCCCCACCCCCGCCCTGGCCGAGACCGCCCCCGTAACCCCCGCCGGGTCCACCCAGTCGCTGCCGCTGGTCCCGCTCGGACCCCCGGCGACGCGGGCGCCCGGAGTCCCCGGAATGAGCGCCTCCCCGGGCCGCCCCGAGACGCAGGGCCTGACCGCACGCGAGGTCAAGACGTTCTCGCTGGTCGGCGTGGTCTGGGACGACGCGGCCACCGAACTGAACGGCCGGGTCCAGGTGCGCACCCGCTCCACCCGCACCGCCACCTGGTCGGACTGGCAGGACGTCGAGACCCACAACGGCGAGCACGCCGCCGACCCCGACGCAGCGGAACGCGGCTCCCGCCCGATCCGCGGCGCCACCGCCCCGCTGTGGGTGGGCGAGTCCGACGGAGTGGAGGTCCGCGTCCAGGCCGAGTCCGGCGCCCCGGCCACCCGCGCCCCCTCCCGGCTGCCCAGCGGCATGCGGATCGAGCTCGTCGACCCGGGCGCGGAAACCCCCGCCGGGGGGACCGACGGCAAGAACACCGGCCCGGACGGTGACGGCAAGGGCGAGGTGGTGCCCGCCATGTCGATGGCGACGGCGGAGTCCTCCGCCGCGAACGTCCCGCACGCCTCGCTCGGCGCCAACGAGATCACCGCGCTCGACAAGGCCGACTCCACCGCCGACGCGGTCTTCGCGAGCGACGGCGAGCTGTCCGCGGCGGCCGCCCCGTACATCGGCCCGCGCCCGCGGATCGTCACCCGCAAGGGCTGGGGCGCCGACGAGGGCCTGCGCGAGCCGGGCTTCGTCTACACGAGCACGGTCAAGGCGGCCTTCGTCCACCACAGCGCCTCCGGCAACAACTACGCCTGCAAGGACGCCCCCGCCGTCCTGCGCAGCCTGTACCGCTACCACGTGATCAGCAGCGGCTGGCGGGACTTCGGCTACAACTTCGCCGTCGACAAGTGCGGCACGGTCTACGAGGGCCGCGCGGGCGGCGTCTCCAAGCCGGTCCTCGGCGCGCACACCATGGGCTTCAACACCAACAGCATGGGCGTCGCGGTGCTGGGCACCTTCACCTCCTCGCCCCCGCCCGCGGTGGCGGTCGACGCCGTCGCCCGCCTCACGGCCTGGAAGCTCGGCCTGTTCGGCCGGGACCCGCGCGCGAAGACCACCCTGACGTCGGGCGGAGGCAACCTCTACCCCAAGGGCAGGGCCGTGTCGATGAACGTCATCTCCGGCCACCGCGACGGCTTCGCCACCCAATGCCCGGGCGCGAAGCTCTACGGCAAGCTGGGCGCCACCCGCAAGGCCTCGGCCAAGCTCCAGGGCCGCCCGTAGCCTCCTGCGGTCCGCCGGGCCCGTGGCGTGCGGCGCCGTCGTCGGGGCTGGGCCGAATCCAGCCCCGCCGGCGTTCGAGGAGCGGGGTCCGGGGCGGAGCCCCGGGGGAGACGCGGCCGGGCAGGGCTACGCTCGGGGCATGGCCGGCCGCTTCGATCCCCTCACCCGTGCCGCGGTCCGCGGCGGCCGCACCGACGTACCCACGGGCCGGGGCAGCACCGCCGGCTCCGGCGCCGAGGAGCGCCGCTGGACCCCCGGCGGCCCCGTCGACCTCGGGCTCACCCTCGGCCCGCTCCGCCGCGGCCCCGGCGACCCCACCTTCCGCACCACCCCCGACGGCTCCGTCTGGCGTACCGCCCACACCCCGCAGGGCCCGGCCACCCTCCGCGTGTCCCGCGCGGGCGAGCAGGTGCACGCCGAGGCCTGGGGCCCCGGCGCCGGCTGGTTCCTCGAACAGCTGCCCATGCTCCTCGGCGCGGGTGACGATCCTGCCGCCTTCGTGCCCCGCCACCGCCTCGTGCACGCCAGCCACCGCCGGCGTCCCGGCCTGCGCCTCACCCGCACCGGCCTGGTCCTCGAATCCCTGATCCCCACGATCCTGGAGCAGAAGGTCACCGCCGACGAGGCCTACCGGGCCTGGCGCCGCCTGGTCCGGCAGTACGGCGAGCCGGCCCCCGGCCCGGCCGGCCCGGAGCTGTACGTCATGCCCGCGCCGCGCACCTGGGCCATGATCCCGTCCTGGGACTGGCACAAGGCCGGGGTCGACGCCAAGCGCTCCGCCACGATCGTGCGCGCCGCCCGCGTGGCGAACCGCCTGGAGGAGGCGGCCGCGATGGACCTGCCCGAGGCCGTACGAAGGCTGGAGGCCGTCCCCGGCATCGGCCCGTGGACCTCCGCCGAGACCCTCCAGCGCAGCAACGGCGACCCCGACGCGATCACCACCGGCGACCTCCACCTGCCCGGCATCGTCGGCTACGCCCTCGCGGGCGACCGCGACGCCGACGACGCCGCCATGCTGGAGCTCCTCGCCCCGTACGCCGGCCAGCGCCACCGCGCGGCCCGCCTCATCCTCCTGGCGGGCCGCACCCCGCCCCGCCGCGCGCCCCGGATGCCGCGCGGCGACATCGGCCGCCTCTGAGCCGTGAGACACGGCCCGGGTCGCCTCAGCGGACCTCGATGAACTCCGCCGCGGACCGCCCCGGCCGCTCCGCCGGAGCCGCCGCCGGATGCCCCACCGCCACCGTTCCCATCGGGTCCCAGTCCTGCGGCAGCTCCAGCACCTCCCGCACCACGTCCCGGCAGAACATCGTCGAGGACACCCACGCCGACCCCAGCCGCTCCCCGGCCAGCGCGACCAGCAGGTTCTGCACGCCCGCACCCATCGCGACCACGAACATCTCCCGCTCCGCCGTGTCCCGGCGGGCGTGCCCGTAGTGGTGCGCGCCGTCCGTCACCAGACACGGCACCACCAGGTAGGGGGCGGCCCGCAGCACGTCCCCGCGCCGCACCCGCTTCGCGACGGACTCCTCGGACTTGCCGTCCGCCCGCAGGTCCGCGATCCACGCGTCCCGCATCGCGTCCAGCAGCCGCACCCGTGAGGCCTCGGACTCCAGCAGCACGAACCGCCACGGCGTCGTGTGGTGCGGGGCCGGGGCCGTCACGGCCGCCGCCACCGCCCGCCGGACCGCTCCCGGGTCCACCGGCTCCGGCGTGAAGGCCCGCACCGTACGGCGCTGCGTCACGGCCTCCCGTACCGCCTCCGAGGTGCCCAGCCGGAACATGTCGTCGGCCGACGGGCGCACCAGGTCCCGGGCGGTGGAACCCTCGCCCAGCAGGTGGGCCAGCCCGCGCACGACGGCCACCGGCAGCCCGGCGGCCTTCCCCTTGACCAGGTCACCGGCGGCGGCCAGCTCGTCCGCGGTCGCCACCACCGTCGCGCTCAGCGGATTGCCGTGCGCGTCCGTGCCGCCGCGCAGGTCGTCCAGGACCCGTACGCCGGCCGAGCCGATCGCCACGTCCGTCAGTCCGGTGCGCCACGGCCGCCCGAAGGTGTCCGTCACGACCACGCCCACGTCCACGGACAGGGTGTCGCGCACCCCGGCGCGGATCGCGGCGGCGGAGCCGTCCGGGTCCTCGGGCAGCAGCAGCACCGTGCCGGGGGCGGTGTTGGAGGCGTCCACGCCGGCCGCGGCCATCACCAGGCCCTGCCGGTTCTCGACGATCCGCAGCGGACCCCGGCGCGCGACCACCCGTACGGTCTCCGCGTCGATCGCGGCCTCGCGCGAGTCGGCCTCCACGATCCGGCCCTCAGCCTTGGAGACGATCTTCGAGGTGACCAGCAGGACGTCTCCGTCGCGCAGGTCGGGGGCGGCCGCCGTGATCAGCTTCGCCAGGTCGTCGCCCGGCCTGACCTCGGGGATCCCGTCGACGGCCCGCACCTCGTACGCGGGCACCGGCGTCACCGGGAGGCCTCCGCCAGTTCCAGCGCGGCGCGGGCCATCTCCGCGGTCGCCTCCACGTCGGTCATCATCAGCGGCACCGCGCGGCAGGTGATCCCGGCGGCCTCGACCTCCGCGACGGCGTCCGCGTCGGAGGTGTCCACGAGCCAGCCGTCCAGCAGCCCGGTCCCGTAGTGCAGGGCGACAGCGGCGGCGGTGGACTCGACGCCCACCGCGGCCAGCACCTTGTCGGCCATCCCGCGCACGGGCGCGCCCCCGACGATGGGGGACAGGCCCACGACGGGCGCCCCGGCGGAGGCCACGGCGTCCCGGATGCCGGGAACGGCGAGGATCGTGCCGACCGAGACCACGGGGTTGGACGGCGGGAAGATGATCACGTCGGCGGCGGCGATGGCCTCCAGCACGCCGGGGGCGGGCTTGGCCTGCTCGGCGCCCACGGGGACGACCGCCTCCGCGTCCACCGAGGCGCGCAGCCGGACCCAGTACTCCTGGAAGTGGACGACGCGGCGCTCACCGGTGCCCGCCTCGGTGATCGCGACGTGGGTCTCGACCCGGTCGTCGGACATGGGCAGCAGCCGTACGCCGGGCTGCCAGCGGTCGCAGAGGGCCTCGGTGACGGCGCTCAGCGGATAGCCCGCGCCGAGCATCTGCGTACGCACGATGTGGGTGGCGAAGTCGCGGTCGCCGAGGCCGAACCAGGTGGGCCCGACCCCGTACGCGGCGAGTTCCTCCTTGACGGTGAAGGACTCGTCGGTGCGGCCCCAGCCCTGGTCCTCGTTGATGCCACCGCCGAGGGTGTACATCACCGTGTCCAGGTCGGGGCAGACCTTGAGCCCGAAGAGGTGAATGTCGTCACCGGTGTTGCCGATGACCGTGATGTCCGCGTCGGGCACGGCCGACTTGAGTCCGGACAGGAACCGGGCGCCGCCTATACCGCCGGCCAGAACAACAATGCGCATGCGGACAGTCTGTCAGCCGCACCGCCGCCGGGGGGCGGAGGTCAGGCGGGGACGGACGCGGATTCGGCCGGGGAGCAGCTGTGCATCGGCATCTCGGTCAGGCCCGGGAAGTAGACGTGCAGGCTGACCGCGCCGTCGAGGGTGTCGTTGACGACCTCGTGGGCGTAGCCGGGGGCGAGGACGCGCTGGGTGCCGGGGCGGTGGGTGTTGCGGCCGCGGGGGGTGTGCTCGGTGAGCTCGCCCTCCAGGACGGTCATGACGCCGGAGGAGGCGCCGTGGTCGTGGAGGCCGCTGCCCTGGCCGGGGACCCAGCTGAGCAGCCACACCTCGTACCCGGGGCCGGTGCGCAGCCGGTGGTACCAGCGGGTGGTGGCGTCGTACCGGACGAGGTGTTCCCAGGAGGCGCGGTCCTCGGCGATGGAACGGGCGAGCCCGGCGAACTCGGCGACGGTGGCCGGGTGTTCACGGGCGGGCTGGAGGAGGTGCTGGACGGCGAGGATGTCGCCGGCGATCTGGAGGTCGCTCTCGACCGTGGCGGGAGCGACGGGAGCGGCAGGGGTGGCGCTGTTCGTGCTGTTCATCGTGGGGGTTACCTCGACGGATGTCAGTCGTGCTGGCGGTTGCTGCGGGGGCGGGCCGGAGCTCTGGGGAGCCGGGGCTCCGCAGGCATCAACAGCTGCAACAGCAACAGCGAACCTGGGCAGCGCACAGGAACCCACGAATGGGGGTCCGGGTGGTGGCTGCGGGCGCTGACATGGGAACAAGGAGAACGGCTCGGAGGTCGGACTGTCAACCCAATGTCCGGTTTGGTGTAAAAGTTTCACCTCATCCGGTTACCGTGCACGGAGAAAGGTTTGTGCAGTGTGCGGCAGGGGATGTGGCGCTGTGTCGGCGCTCAAACCCGATCCCGACTTCCGTGACCTGAATGTGATCTGCGCCGCTTCTCCGGCCGGACCGCAACCCCACCCGGAGGTGGCACGTGGAATACGGGTAAAGGCGGGCATCCCGTGATGCCGGTGGCATGTGTCACGATTTTTGGCGATATGAACACTTTCTGCATACGCTTGGTTCCGCAGAGTGAATAAGGGGCCCAATAGCAGATCTCGGCTTGACTGCCCCGGAGCCACGCACTTGTAATTTCACTCGTGTCGTTACGTAGCAATCAGTGACGACATCGTCACGGGGACGCACAGACAGAGCGAGGGGCGCACATGACCGAGCTGTTTCAGGAACTGCTGGTCGAGGAGGCGGACGAAGAGCTCGGGTGGCAGGAGCGCGCTCTGTGCGCCCAGACCGACCCCGAGTCCTTCTTTCCCGAGAAGGGCGGCTCCACCCGAGAGGCCAAGAAGGTCTGCCTCGCCTGCGAGGTCCGCTCCGAATGCCTTGAGTACGCCCTCGCCAACGACGAGCGATTCGGCATCTGGGGCGGTCTGTCCGAGCGGGAACGCCGCCGCCTGAAAAAGGCAGCGGTCTGAAACGGCCCGGCCGCGCGCCGCACGGCATAGCGAACGCACGACACAGCACACGACGGAACGCACTTCGGCGCATGACGGACAGCGCGCCGGACGGGACGACGAGCGCGACACACGGCACGGCACACGGTCCGCCTCCTGCACCTTCCCCGCAGGAGGCGGACCGCTGTCGTGGCAGCCGTTAGGGTGGGGCGCTGTCCAGCAGCCTCCGAGGGCACACCACCCCCGGACCCCCGGCCGGAGGGCCCGTACCGCGATGTCCCTGCACAGTCAGTCGACGGCCTCCTACCAGGCCCCGGCCACACCCGAGTTCCCCCGGCACGTCGTCACCGCGGTCCTCGTCGCCCATGACGGCGCCCGCTGGCTGCCCCGGACGCTCGCGGGCCTCCTGGGCCAGGAACGCCCCGCGCAGAACCACATCGCCGCCGACACCGGCAGCGCCGACGACTCCGCGCGCCTGCTCACCGAAGCCTTCGGCGACGACCACGTCCTGCACCTCGCCCGACGCACCGGCTTCGGCACCGCGGTCGACGAGTCCGCCCGCAGCGCGGGCACCCTGAGCCCCGAGGACCTCCCGTACCTCCAGCGCCCCAGCGGCTGGGACCCCGTCAGCCGCACCTGGCGCGACGACGCGTACGACCTCCCCGAGCTCCCTCACGGCGAACCCGTCCAGTGGCTCTGGCTCCTGCACGACGACAGCGCCCCCGAACCCGACGCCCTCACCGAACTGCTCCGCGTCGCCGAGGACAACCCCGACGCCGGTGTCATCGGCCCCAAACTGCGCGGCTGGTACGACAAGAAGCAGCTCCTCGAAGCCGGCGTCACCATCGCCCGCAGCGGCCGCCGCTGGACCGGACTCGACCGCCGCGAACAGGACCAGGGCCAGCACGACCAGGTCCGCCCCGTCCTGTCCGTCTCCACCGCCGGCATGCTGGTCCGCCGCGACGTCTACGACGAGCTCGGCGGCTTCGACCGGCGCCTGCCCCTGATGCGCGACGACGTCGACCTGTGCTGGCGCGCCCAGAGCGCCGGCCACACCGTCCTCGTCGCCCCCGACGCCGTCCTGCGGCACGCCGAGGCCTCCGCCCGCGAACGCCGCACCGTCGACTGCGCCGGACGCACCGCGGCCGGCCCGCACCGCGTCGACAAGGCCGGCGCCGTCTACACGATCCTCGCCAACAGCTCCGGCCGCGCCCTGCCCTACGTCCTGCTGCGCGTCCTGCTCGGAACCGTGCTGCGCACCCTCGCCTACCTCATCGGCAAGGCCCCCGGCCAGGCCGTCGACGAGCTCACCGGCCTGCTCGCCACCCTGCTCCGCCCCGGCCGGCTCCTCGCCGCCCGCAAGGCCCGCCGCCGCCCCGCCGTCCCCGCCGCCGAACTGCGCCCGCTCTTCCCCCCGCCGGGAGCCTCCCTGCGGGCCAACGCGGAACAGCTCGCCGGCTACTTCGGCGGCGACCGCGACACCGCCTCCGCCCCCGCGGGCCGGCACGGCGGAGGCAGCGTCCTCGACGCCCCCGGCGAGGACGGCGACTACCTGGTGGAGGCCGAGCGCTTCGCCCGCCTCAAGCGGCTCGCCCGCAACCCCGCGCCCGTCCTCCTCGCCCTCCTGGCCCTCGTCTCCCTCGCCGCCTGCCGCGGCCTCATCGGCGGCGGCTCCCTCATGGGCGGCGCCCTGCTGCCCGCCCCCGGCAGCGGCTCCGACCTCTGGGCCGCCTACACCGACGGCTGGCACGCCGTCGGCACCGGCTCCACCGTCTCCGCACCGCCCTACCTGGCCGTCCTCGGCACCCTCGCCACCCTGCTGTTCGGCTCCACCCAGGCGGCCCTGACCCTGCTGCTCGCCGGATCCGTCCCGCTCGCCGGCCTCACCGCCTACTTCGCCTCCCGGCCGCTCGTCGAATCCCGGCTGCTGCGCGCCTGGGCGGCCATCGCCTACGCCTTCCTCCCCGCCGTGACCGGAGCCCTCGCCGGCGGCCGCCTCGGCACCGCGGTCCTCGCCGTCGTACTGCCCCTCCTCGCCCGCGCCGCCGTCGCCGCCTTCGACCTCGCCGACGGCGCGGAAGCCACCGACCGGCGGGGCGGCCGGCGCGCGGTGTGGACGTACACGCTGCTGCTCACCCTCACCACCGCCTTCACCCCCGTCGTGTGGCCGCTGGCCGCCGTCCTCGGGACCGGCGCACTGGTGCTGCGCCGAGCGCACTGGAAGGCGTACGGCCTGCGACTGCTCGCCACCCTCGCCGTCCCCCTCGTCGTACTCGCCCCCTGGTCGCTGGGCCTGCTCACGCACCCCGGCCGCCTCCTGCACGAGGCCGGACTGCCCTACGGGACCGGCTCCGCCGACGCCCTCGGCCTGCTCGCCCTGAGCCCCGGCGGCCCCGGCACCGGCCCCGGAGCGGTGCTCGCCGGCATCGTCCTCGCCGCCCTGGCCGCCCTGCTGCGCACCGACCGCGCCTTCGCCGTCCGCACCGCCTGGGCCGCCGCCCTCGCCGGGCTGCTCCTCGCCGTCGTCCTCAACCGCACCGCCTGGGCCGGCCCCGCCACCCTCGTCTACGGGCTCGCCCTGCTCGCGGCCGCCGCCCTCGGCGCCGACGGTGCCAAGGAACGCGTCGCCGCCCGCAGCTTCGGCTGGCGCCAGCCGCTGGCCGCCCTCATCGCCCTGGCCGCCGCCGCGGGACCGCTGGTCGCCGGCCTCACCTGGATGCTCGCCGGCGCCGACGGCCCGCTGCAGCGACGTGACCCCGTACAGGTCCCGGCCTTCGTCGCGGACGCGGGCGGCGACGACAACCAGACCCGCACCCTGGTCCTCGACCTGGACCCGCCCGCCTCCGTCTCCTACAGCCTCGTCCGCGGCTCCGGCGGGCGCATCGGCGACGCGGACGTCGCCGCCCGCACCGGCGGCGACGCCCGCCTCGACAAGGTCGTCTCCAACCTCGTCGCCGGCTCCGGCGCCGACCAGTCCAGCCAGCTCAGCGCCTACGCCATCCGCTTCGTGATGTTCCGCCCCGGCGGCCCCGAGGACATCCGCCGCGTCCTCGACGCCACCCCGGGCCTCAGCCGCCGCCACCAGCAGGACGGCACCGCCCTGTGGGGCGTCGAACCGTGGCTGCCCCGCGCGGTCATCGTCTCCGGCAAGCAGGGCGAGGCCCCGATCCCGGTCGCCGCCGGACCCGTAGAGGCCCACAGCAAGATCCCCGCCGGTGACGCGGGCCGCGTCCTGCGCATCGCCGACCGGGCCGACGCGGGCTGGCGGGCCACCCTCGACGGCAAGCCCCTCAAGCCCAAGACCGTCGACGGCTGGGCGCAGGGCTTCGAACTGCCCGCCGACGGCGGCCGCCTCGACCTCGTCCACGAGGACTCCCTGCTGCAGACCGCCTGGTACTGGACCCAGGGCCTGCTCGCCCTGGTCCTGCTGGTGATGGCCCTGCCCGGCCGCCGCGCGGAGCTCGACGACGACCTGCCGGAGGAGGAGGCCGCGCTCCCGTCCCAGCCCGGCCCGGGCGAGGCCGGCGAGGGCCGCCGCGCCCGCAGGCTGCGCGCCGAGGCCGAACCGGCCCCCGTACCGGTGGAGACCGCCGCGGCCGCCGACCCGTACGCGCAGATCCCGGCACAGCCGGTGTACGGCGACGACAGCTACGCGTACCAGGCGTACGGCGACCAGGGCGGCTACGCCTACGAGCCGCAGCAGCAGGCCCCGTACGAGCCGTACCCGCAGTACGACCAGCAGGGCGGTCAGCGGGGTCAGAACGGGCAGGCGTACGAGGACCCGTACCCGCAGCAGCCGCAGCACCAGCCGGTCCAGGACCCGGACCAGCAGCAGTACCCCTACCCGTACGAGCCGTACCAGCCGTACGACCCCCACCACCCCCACGCACCGCACGACCCGCGTCCGGACGGGAGCTCCCAGCAGTGAAGCAGCGCGCACCCCTGACGCTCGCGGCGGTGACCGCGGCCCTGGCCGCCATCACCGGCGTCGCCGCCCTCACCGCGCCCGCCGCCGACGGCAAGTCGGCCGACGGCAAGTCGGCGGCCGCCGCCCGGATGCCGGTGGAGCGGTCCCTGCTGGTGTGCCCGGGACCCAGCTCCTCGGACATCGCCGAGACCACGTACACGGCCTTCACCCCCGG is a window encoding:
- a CDS encoding glycosyltransferase family 2 protein, with the translated sequence MSLHSQSTASYQAPATPEFPRHVVTAVLVAHDGARWLPRTLAGLLGQERPAQNHIAADTGSADDSARLLTEAFGDDHVLHLARRTGFGTAVDESARSAGTLSPEDLPYLQRPSGWDPVSRTWRDDAYDLPELPHGEPVQWLWLLHDDSAPEPDALTELLRVAEDNPDAGVIGPKLRGWYDKKQLLEAGVTIARSGRRWTGLDRREQDQGQHDQVRPVLSVSTAGMLVRRDVYDELGGFDRRLPLMRDDVDLCWRAQSAGHTVLVAPDAVLRHAEASARERRTVDCAGRTAAGPHRVDKAGAVYTILANSSGRALPYVLLRVLLGTVLRTLAYLIGKAPGQAVDELTGLLATLLRPGRLLAARKARRRPAVPAAELRPLFPPPGASLRANAEQLAGYFGGDRDTASAPAGRHGGGSVLDAPGEDGDYLVEAERFARLKRLARNPAPVLLALLALVSLAACRGLIGGGSLMGGALLPAPGSGSDLWAAYTDGWHAVGTGSTVSAPPYLAVLGTLATLLFGSTQAALTLLLAGSVPLAGLTAYFASRPLVESRLLRAWAAIAYAFLPAVTGALAGGRLGTAVLAVVLPLLARAAVAAFDLADGAEATDRRGGRRAVWTYTLLLTLTTAFTPVVWPLAAVLGTGALVLRRAHWKAYGLRLLATLAVPLVVLAPWSLGLLTHPGRLLHEAGLPYGTGSADALGLLALSPGGPGTGPGAVLAGIVLAALAALLRTDRAFAVRTAWAAALAGLLLAVVLNRTAWAGPATLVYGLALLAAAALGADGAKERVAARSFGWRQPLAALIALAAAAGPLVAGLTWMLAGADGPLQRRDPVQVPAFVADAGGDDNQTRTLVLDLDPPASVSYSLVRGSGGRIGDADVAARTGGDARLDKVVSNLVAGSGADQSSQLSAYAIRFVMFRPGGPEDIRRVLDATPGLSRRHQQDGTALWGVEPWLPRAVIVSGKQGEAPIPVAAGPVEAHSKIPAGDAGRVLRIADRADAGWRATLDGKPLKPKTVDGWAQGFELPADGGRLDLVHEDSLLQTAWYWTQGLLALVLLVMALPGRRAELDDDLPEEEAALPSQPGPGEAGEGRRARRLRAEAEPAPVPVETAAAADPYAQIPAQPVYGDDSYAYQAYGDQGGYAYEPQQQAPYEPYPQYDQQGGQRGQNGQAYEDPYPQQPQHQPVQDPDQQQYPYPYEPYQPYDPHHPHAPHDPRPDGSSQQ